In a single window of the Streptomyces sp. NBC_00353 genome:
- a CDS encoding ATP/GTP-binding protein — protein MSPRRNRPRGGESPTGSASEAFERYGGGGRAEEWQGEQWSVRPVSGASAAGKRYRCPGCDQEIPSGVPHLVAWSEYGGIDDRRHWHKACWNAKDRRTTRVQRSRNAPRY, from the coding sequence GTGTCCCCGCGCCGCAACCGCCCCCGAGGCGGCGAGAGTCCCACCGGCAGCGCAAGCGAGGCGTTCGAGCGGTACGGCGGGGGCGGGCGCGCAGAGGAGTGGCAGGGCGAGCAGTGGTCGGTCCGCCCGGTGAGCGGCGCGAGCGCGGCGGGCAAGCGGTACCGCTGCCCCGGCTGCGACCAGGAGATCCCGTCCGGCGTTCCGCATCTCGTGGCCTGGTCCGAGTACGGCGGGATCGACGACCGCAGGCACTGGCACAAGGCCTGCTGGAATGCGAAGGACCGCCGCACCACAAGGGTGCAGCGGTCCAGGAACGCGCCGCGCTACTGA
- a CDS encoding LLM class flavin-dependent oxidoreductase yields the protein MRVGTFVLAAQFPGQGPGEALHRAIRSTEVAEESGLDSVWLAEHHFVPYGVCPSAVTLAALLLGRTRRIRVGTAVSVLPSQHPVALGEQAALLHLTSGGRFSLGVGRGGPWVDLEVFGGGLEAYENGFPESLELLLDWLSKPRVAGRGERFGFREVAVVPRADELLDEHREDTAQGPGGPEVIVACTSPKSVKLAAENGLPMLLGMHCGDEEKAEMVALWRSTALAAGRSPESVRDAGHVSAGVAQITDRREEAVETLVKAMPGWLRQGLDAHVTVDGRHRVMRDPVAYTELLCSLHPVGPPRLAADRLAATAERTGITRFALLAEGSGDLAATEENVARLGTEVLPLLT from the coding sequence ATGCGCGTGGGAACGTTTGTACTGGCAGCCCAGTTTCCGGGCCAGGGGCCGGGTGAAGCGCTGCATCGCGCGATCCGGTCCACCGAGGTCGCGGAGGAATCCGGACTCGATTCGGTCTGGCTGGCCGAGCATCATTTCGTGCCGTACGGGGTCTGCCCGTCCGCCGTCACCCTGGCCGCGCTGCTGCTCGGCCGCACCCGCAGAATCCGGGTCGGTACGGCGGTGAGCGTGCTGCCGTCCCAGCATCCGGTGGCGCTCGGCGAGCAGGCCGCGCTGCTCCATCTCACCAGCGGGGGCAGGTTCTCCCTCGGCGTGGGACGGGGCGGCCCCTGGGTGGATCTGGAGGTGTTCGGAGGGGGCCTGGAGGCCTACGAGAACGGCTTCCCCGAGTCGTTGGAGCTGCTGCTCGACTGGCTGAGCAAACCGCGTGTGGCGGGCCGTGGGGAGCGATTCGGCTTCCGGGAGGTCGCGGTGGTCCCCCGCGCCGACGAACTGCTCGACGAGCACCGCGAGGACACCGCACAGGGGCCGGGCGGCCCCGAGGTGATCGTCGCGTGCACCTCGCCGAAGAGCGTGAAGCTCGCCGCGGAGAACGGCCTGCCGATGCTCCTCGGCATGCACTGCGGGGACGAGGAGAAGGCCGAGATGGTCGCCCTGTGGCGCTCCACCGCCCTCGCCGCCGGCCGTTCCCCGGAGAGCGTCCGGGACGCGGGCCATGTCTCCGCGGGCGTCGCCCAGATCACGGACCGGCGCGAGGAGGCCGTGGAGACGCTCGTGAAGGCGATGCCGGGCTGGCTGAGGCAGGGGCTCGACGCCCATGTCACGGTCGACGGCAGGCACCGGGTGATGCGCGATCCGGTCGCGTATACGGAGTTGCTGTGCAGTCTTCATCCGGTGGGCCCGCCCCGGCTCGCGGCCGACCGGCTCGCCGCCACCGCCGAGCGGACGGGCATCACCAGGTTCGCGCTCCTGGCGGAGGGTTCGGGAGATCTCGCGGCCACGGAGGAGAACGTAGCGCGGCTGGGCACCGAGGTACTGCCACTCCTGACATGA
- a CDS encoding cob(I)yrinic acid a,c-diamide adenosyltransferase — protein MVNLTRIYTRTGDQGTTALGDMSRTAKTDLRISAYADTNEANAVIGTAIALGQLPEEVVKVLVRVQNDLFDVGADLSTPVAEKPKYPPLRVEQNYVDRLEADCDHFLEHLEKLRSFILPGGTPGAALLHQACTVVRRAERSTWAALEVHGDVMNALTATYLNRLSDLLFILARTANKEVGDVLWVPGGER, from the coding sequence ATGGTCAATCTGACACGCATCTATACCCGTACCGGCGACCAGGGCACCACCGCCCTCGGGGACATGAGCCGCACCGCCAAGACCGATCTGCGGATCTCGGCGTACGCGGACACGAATGAGGCCAACGCCGTCATCGGTACGGCGATCGCGCTCGGCCAATTGCCGGAGGAGGTCGTGAAGGTCCTCGTCCGCGTGCAGAACGACCTGTTCGACGTGGGCGCGGATCTGTCGACGCCGGTCGCCGAGAAGCCGAAGTATCCGCCGCTGCGGGTCGAGCAGAACTATGTCGACAGGCTGGAGGCGGACTGCGACCACTTCCTGGAGCACCTGGAGAAGCTGCGGAGCTTCATCCTGCCGGGCGGTACGCCGGGGGCGGCGCTGCTCCACCAGGCGTGCACGGTGGTCCGGCGTGCCGAGCGGTCCACCTGGGCGGCGCTGGAGGTGCACGGTGACGTGATGAACGCACTGACGGCGACCTACCTCAACCGCCTCTCCGACCTTCTGTTCATCCTGGCGAGGACGGCGAACAAGGAAGTCGGCGACGTGCTGTGGGTGCCGGGCGGCGAGCGGTAG
- a CDS encoding ABC transporter permease subunit — protein sequence MTTPPTPQAPYQQQAQQYPPAPQQNWQGASAGLYASPIPQRRATLGDALASEWTKIRSVRSTMWTLGIMIVLLLGIGLLSAVAVEASDAELGNTPVLSLGFFGVLLGSICVITLGVMTIASEYGTGMIRTTLTACPSRGRVLTAKAVVFFLLTFVITTVTTALVAVLQTAMLGGMEPTGGDWLRATVGVGLYIATLGLLSLAVGALIRHSAGAITIMIAVVLLPLVLAMFMFSQSLADVQQALFEYSIPSQLGAFYDASVASSGPSGWEPLWIILGVTAVAMIGAYVSLDRRDV from the coding sequence ATGACAACGCCGCCGACCCCGCAGGCGCCGTACCAGCAGCAGGCGCAGCAGTATCCCCCGGCCCCGCAGCAGAACTGGCAGGGGGCATCCGCCGGCCTCTACGCCTCGCCGATCCCGCAGCGGCGTGCCACCCTCGGTGACGCGCTCGCCTCCGAGTGGACCAAGATCCGTTCCGTGCGCTCCACGATGTGGACGCTCGGCATCATGATCGTGCTGCTGCTCGGCATCGGCCTGCTGTCGGCGGTGGCCGTCGAGGCGTCCGATGCCGAGCTCGGCAACACCCCCGTGCTCAGCCTCGGCTTCTTCGGGGTGCTCCTCGGTTCGATCTGCGTGATCACGCTCGGCGTGATGACCATCGCCTCCGAGTACGGCACGGGCATGATCCGTACGACGCTGACGGCCTGCCCCAGCCGCGGCCGGGTGCTGACCGCGAAGGCGGTCGTCTTCTTCCTGCTCACCTTCGTCATCACGACCGTGACGACCGCGCTCGTCGCGGTGCTGCAGACGGCCATGCTGGGCGGCATGGAGCCGACCGGCGGCGACTGGCTGCGCGCCACGGTCGGTGTCGGCCTCTACATCGCGACGCTGGGGCTGCTGTCGCTCGCGGTGGGCGCCCTCATCCGGCACTCCGCCGGCGCGATCACGATCATGATCGCCGTGGTGCTGCTGCCGCTCGTGCTGGCCATGTTCATGTTCTCGCAGTCGCTCGCCGACGTGCAGCAGGCGCTCTTCGAGTACTCGATCCCCAGCCAGCTCGGCGCGTTCTACGACGCGTCGGTCGCCTCGTCGGGGCCGTCCGGCTGGGAGCCGCTCTGGATCATCCTCGGCGTCACGGCCGTGGCCATGATCGGCGCCTATGTGTCGCTGGACAGGCGCGACGTCTGA
- a CDS encoding ATP-binding protein produces the protein MDSTHRGPEVFGHDNDGYGEDTGRRRSRDPLTEFGQQSPQQARVVQLFPGDFLLTVNPVDGSEVELCPPGEQPATPVRRTPAERTDRERAAAPPVPPGPPSPQLPLLERAEERERLVRLLARGRSVRLTGPAGSGRTALLNAVAADCADLAPDGVVRLSGHKRTATDLLYGLYQAVLDAPLLRPDRAALLEKVRGIGAVVVLDDLEFGGAALEELLDATPECAFLLAATPDVAAPTADSHLEEVFLAGLGRSASVDLLEQVVERSLTEDEANWAGDLWFESEGLPLRFVQAGALLRQRDMLRTDPTAYDEHGYFDGRPVDDSFDAFGQDADADGHDVPLPSLGEGAAPAALLASRLSEPARDTLHFAVALGGEVPHQAHLPALVGDTHADAALGELAGCGMLSPAGSRYRLAAGVLAQLEAAGYGEDAADRARTAAQHYAWWSGHPSVTPARAVVEADAIIAAMTQLVPGDGAGQTSAAVLLARSAAPAFAAGLHWGGWEKALRLGQEAARIAGEVAEEAYFHHELGVLALCTGNLDRARAELEASIGMRGALADKSGAVAGRRALALVADRSGGQVSGGRPSGEEVPAARYEESPRLPVVVPMSAPKAAPRTSEDETALISRVAPPAGTGASGGRKAALLGGARRNLVAAGAGAALVAVLGTVVTLGMTSSSDARDGGGVTTEQPADEGDGDSGLPADEPTDASTPGKASSSGSPSSPGPSGSRSTPSGSGAPSTGSTGPSDSPSSSGRPSTGRPSTPGTPTKSPTKSPTKPPSGTPTQSPTPTPTDSPSPTETQPEPTTPDTSVSASGPSATTSESGTTAGPTVA, from the coding sequence ATGGACTCGACACACCGGGGGCCGGAAGTTTTCGGCCATGACAATGACGGCTACGGCGAGGACACCGGCCGACGGCGGTCCCGCGACCCGCTCACCGAATTCGGTCAGCAGTCGCCGCAGCAGGCTCGCGTCGTGCAGCTCTTTCCCGGCGACTTCCTCCTCACCGTCAACCCGGTCGACGGCAGCGAGGTCGAGCTGTGCCCGCCGGGGGAGCAGCCCGCCACTCCGGTCCGCCGCACCCCCGCCGAGCGCACCGACCGCGAGCGCGCCGCCGCACCACCCGTACCGCCGGGACCTCCCTCCCCCCAACTGCCGCTCCTGGAGCGTGCGGAGGAGCGTGAGCGGCTGGTGCGCCTGCTGGCGCGCGGCCGCTCGGTGCGGCTCACCGGACCGGCCGGGTCCGGACGCACCGCGCTGCTGAACGCCGTCGCCGCCGACTGTGCGGACCTCGCACCGGACGGGGTCGTACGGCTCTCCGGCCACAAGCGCACCGCCACTGACCTGTTGTACGGGCTCTACCAGGCGGTCCTCGACGCACCGCTGCTGCGCCCCGACCGCGCCGCCCTCCTCGAAAAGGTCCGGGGCATCGGGGCCGTCGTCGTCCTCGACGACCTGGAGTTCGGCGGGGCCGCGCTGGAGGAGCTGCTCGACGCGACGCCGGAGTGCGCGTTCCTGCTCGCCGCGACACCCGACGTCGCCGCACCCACCGCCGACTCGCACCTCGAAGAGGTCTTCCTCGCCGGGCTGGGCCGCAGCGCCTCGGTCGACCTGCTGGAACAGGTCGTCGAGCGGTCGCTCACCGAGGACGAGGCGAACTGGGCGGGCGACCTCTGGTTCGAGTCCGAGGGGCTGCCGCTGCGCTTCGTCCAGGCGGGCGCCCTGCTGCGCCAGCGCGACATGCTGCGCACCGACCCCACCGCGTACGACGAGCACGGCTACTTCGACGGCCGGCCCGTCGACGATTCCTTCGACGCCTTCGGCCAGGACGCCGACGCCGACGGCCACGACGTACCGCTGCCCAGCCTCGGCGAGGGCGCCGCGCCCGCCGCGCTGCTCGCCTCCCGGCTCAGCGAGCCCGCGCGCGACACCCTGCACTTCGCGGTCGCACTCGGCGGCGAGGTGCCCCACCAGGCGCATCTGCCGGCCCTCGTGGGGGACACCCACGCCGATGCCGCGCTCGGCGAGCTGGCCGGCTGCGGAATGCTCTCCCCGGCCGGTTCCCGCTACCGGCTGGCCGCCGGTGTCCTCGCCCAGCTGGAGGCCGCCGGATACGGCGAGGACGCGGCCGACCGGGCCCGTACGGCGGCCCAGCACTACGCCTGGTGGTCCGGGCATCCCTCGGTCACCCCTGCCCGCGCGGTCGTCGAGGCCGACGCGATCATCGCGGCCATGACCCAGCTGGTCCCCGGCGACGGGGCCGGACAGACCAGCGCAGCCGTGCTGCTGGCCCGCAGCGCGGCCCCCGCCTTCGCCGCCGGGCTGCACTGGGGCGGCTGGGAGAAGGCCCTGCGGCTCGGCCAGGAGGCTGCCAGGATCGCCGGTGAGGTCGCCGAAGAGGCCTACTTCCACCACGAGTTGGGCGTCCTCGCGCTCTGCACCGGCAATCTCGACCGGGCCAGGGCCGAACTGGAGGCCTCGATCGGTATGCGCGGCGCGCTCGCCGACAAGTCCGGGGCGGTGGCCGGACGGCGCGCGCTCGCCCTGGTCGCCGACCGCTCCGGCGGACAGGTGTCCGGCGGCCGCCCGTCGGGCGAGGAGGTGCCGGCCGCGCGGTACGAGGAGTCGCCGCGGCTGCCCGTCGTCGTACCTATGAGCGCGCCGAAGGCCGCGCCGCGTACGTCCGAGGACGAGACCGCGCTGATATCCCGGGTCGCCCCGCCGGCAGGCACCGGTGCGTCCGGCGGCCGCAAGGCTGCGCTGCTGGGCGGCGCCCGGCGCAATCTCGTCGCGGCGGGCGCGGGTGCCGCGCTGGTCGCTGTGCTCGGCACGGTGGTGACGCTCGGCATGACGTCCAGCAGCGACGCCCGGGACGGCGGTGGCGTCACGACCGAGCAGCCGGCCGACGAGGGCGACGGCGACAGCGGGCTCCCGGCCGACGAGCCGACGGACGCCTCGACACCGGGCAAGGCCTCGTCCAGCGGGAGTCCCTCGTCGCCGGGGCCGTCCGGCAGTCGGAGCACCCCGAGCGGCAGCGGTGCGCCGTCCACGGGATCGACCGGGCCGAGCGACAGCCCGTCGTCATCGGGCAGGCCGTCGACCGGGAGGCCCAGCACACCGGGCACGCCCACCAAGTCGCCGACCAAGTCCCCCACCAAGCCTCCGAGCGGGACACCCACGCAGTCCCCGACCCCGACCCCGACGGACAGCCCCAGCCCGACCGAGACGCAACCGGAACCGACCACGCCGGACACGTCCGTCTCGGCGAGCGGTCCGTCGGCGACGACGAGCGAGTCCGGCACCACGGCGGGGCCGACGGTGGCCTGA
- the nucS gene encoding endonuclease NucS, with protein sequence MRLVIARCSVDYAGRLTAHLPSAPRLILVKADGSVSIHADDRAYKPLNWMSPPCTLKEGADDTEGVWTVVNKAGEKLIITMEEILHDSSHELGVDPGLIKDGVEAHLQELLADRIEILGEGYTLIRREYPTAIGPVDILCRDADGKTVAVELKRRGDIDGVEQLTRYLELLNRDPHLAPVKGIFAAQEIKPQARVLATDRGIGCVVLDYDAMRGIEDDKLRLF encoded by the coding sequence ATGCGTCTCGTCATCGCCCGCTGCTCCGTGGACTACGCGGGCCGGCTCACGGCCCACCTGCCCTCCGCTCCCCGTCTCATCCTGGTCAAGGCGGACGGGAGCGTCTCGATCCACGCCGACGACAGGGCGTACAAACCCCTCAACTGGATGTCACCGCCCTGCACACTGAAGGAGGGCGCCGACGACACCGAAGGCGTCTGGACCGTGGTGAACAAAGCGGGCGAGAAATTGATCATCACGATGGAGGAGATCCTCCACGACTCGTCGCACGAGCTGGGCGTCGACCCCGGCCTCATCAAGGACGGCGTGGAAGCGCACCTGCAGGAGTTGCTCGCCGACCGGATCGAGATCCTCGGCGAGGGCTACACCCTGATCCGCCGCGAGTACCCCACCGCCATCGGCCCGGTCGACATCCTGTGCCGGGACGCCGACGGGAAGACCGTCGCCGTCGAGCTCAAGCGCCGTGGTGACATCGACGGTGTGGAGCAGCTGACCCGCTACCTGGAGCTGCTCAACCGCGATCCCCATCTCGCCCCGGTGAAGGGAATCTTCGCGGCGCAGGAGATCAAACCGCAGGCCCGGGTGCTCGCGACGGACCGCGGAATCGGCTGTGTGGTCCTCGACTACGACGCCATGCGCGGCATCGAGGACGACAAGCTGCGGCTCTTCTGA
- a CDS encoding STAS domain-containing protein, translating into MHIRGDHAELVVGGRLDVRSAADARTVLHSALDDGVGDLILDLTELDSWDATGLGVIMGAHRRAGRAGRRLVLRGVPPQMQRLLVATRLHRILAIEGGIAADSLPRV; encoded by the coding sequence ATGCACATCAGGGGCGACCATGCCGAGCTGGTCGTCGGGGGCCGCCTCGACGTGCGCAGCGCGGCGGACGCCCGTACGGTCCTGCATTCGGCCCTTGACGACGGGGTCGGCGACCTGATTCTCGACCTGACCGAGCTGGACTCCTGGGACGCCACCGGTCTCGGTGTCATCATGGGCGCGCACCGCCGGGCCGGGCGGGCCGGACGGCGGCTGGTGCTCCGTGGTGTGCCGCCACAGATGCAGCGCCTGCTGGTGGCGACGAGACTGCACCGCATTCTGGCGATCGAAGGCGGAATCGCCGCGGACTCCCTGCCGCGGGTTTAG
- a CDS encoding 3-hydroxyacyl-CoA dehydrogenase family protein has protein sequence MARKLAVIGAGLMGSGIAQVSAQAGWDVVLRDVTDEALARGRDSIKASYDKFVSKGKLEAADADAALARITTTTDLDAVADADVVVEAVFEKLEVKHEIFRALDKIVRDDAVLASNTSAIPITKIAAVTERPERVVGVHFFSPVPMMQLCELVRGYKTSDETLATAREFAESVGKTCIVVNRDVAGFVTTRLISALVVEAAKLYESGVATAEDIDIACKLGFGHAMGPLATADLTGVDILLHATSNIYTESQDEKFAAPELMRRMVDAGDIGRKSGQGFYTY, from the coding sequence GTGGCCAGGAAGCTCGCCGTCATCGGGGCCGGACTCATGGGGTCCGGTATCGCGCAGGTCTCCGCCCAGGCGGGCTGGGACGTCGTGCTGCGTGATGTCACCGACGAGGCCCTGGCCCGTGGGCGCGACAGCATCAAGGCCTCGTACGACAAGTTCGTCTCCAAGGGCAAGCTGGAGGCGGCCGACGCCGACGCCGCGCTGGCCCGCATCACCACGACCACCGACCTCGACGCGGTCGCCGACGCGGATGTCGTCGTCGAGGCCGTTTTCGAGAAGCTCGAGGTCAAGCACGAGATCTTCCGGGCCCTCGACAAGATCGTGCGGGACGACGCCGTCCTCGCCTCGAACACCTCCGCCATCCCGATCACCAAGATCGCGGCCGTCACGGAGCGTCCGGAGCGCGTCGTCGGTGTGCACTTCTTCTCGCCGGTCCCGATGATGCAGCTCTGCGAGCTGGTGCGCGGCTACAAGACGAGCGACGAAACGCTCGCCACCGCACGGGAGTTCGCCGAGTCCGTCGGCAAGACCTGCATCGTCGTCAACCGTGACGTCGCCGGGTTCGTCACCACCCGGCTGATCTCGGCGCTGGTCGTCGAGGCCGCCAAGCTGTACGAGTCGGGCGTCGCCACGGCCGAGGACATCGACATCGCCTGCAAGCTGGGCTTCGGCCACGCCATGGGCCCGCTCGCGACGGCGGACCTCACCGGCGTCGACATCCTGCTGCACGCCACGTCCAACATCTACACCGAGTCGCAGGACGAGAAGTTTGCCGCACCCGAGCTGATGCGCCGGATGGTGGATGCAGGTGACATCGGCCGCAAGAGCGGGCAGGGCTTCTACACCTACTGA
- a CDS encoding ABC transporter permease yields MASVPAVLNSEWTKIRTVSSTTWTLICAFVVTAAMSAALCALMNAQFDDLPARERATFDPAFLSFSGMILGQLAMVVFGVLVVGTEYSSGMIRTSLAAVPQRGSFLFSKIAIAGVLSLVVGLATSFVTFFLGQALLGDHRTDIGADNVLRAVFGGGVYMGLIAIFSMGVATMLRSSMLSLGILMPFFFLVSQILSAVPGTKNVARYFPDRAGSKIMQVVPDAMNTDPAPYGPWGGLGILAAWVVAALIGGYLVLKKRDA; encoded by the coding sequence ATGGCATCGGTACCCGCGGTCCTGAACTCCGAGTGGACCAAGATCCGTACGGTCTCCTCGACCACCTGGACCCTGATCTGCGCGTTCGTCGTCACCGCGGCGATGAGCGCGGCACTCTGCGCACTGATGAACGCCCAGTTCGACGATCTCCCCGCACGGGAGAGGGCCACCTTCGACCCGGCCTTCCTCAGCTTCTCCGGCATGATCCTCGGCCAGCTGGCGATGGTCGTCTTCGGTGTCCTGGTCGTCGGGACGGAGTACAGCTCCGGCATGATCCGCACCTCGCTGGCCGCCGTACCGCAGCGCGGCTCGTTCCTCTTCAGCAAGATCGCGATCGCCGGCGTCCTCTCCCTGGTGGTCGGCCTCGCCACCAGCTTCGTCACCTTCTTCCTCGGCCAGGCCCTGCTCGGCGACCACCGCACGGACATCGGTGCGGACAACGTCCTGCGCGCGGTCTTCGGTGGCGGCGTCTACATGGGCCTGATCGCGATCTTCTCCATGGGCGTGGCCACGATGCTGCGCAGCTCGATGCTGTCGCTCGGCATCCTGATGCCGTTCTTCTTCCTGGTCTCCCAGATCCTGTCGGCGGTCCCGGGCACCAAGAACGTGGCCCGCTACTTCCCCGACCGGGCCGGCTCCAAGATCATGCAGGTGGTTCCGGACGCCATGAACACCGACCCGGCCCCGTACGGACCGTGGGGCGGGCTCGGCATCCTGGCGGCGTGGGTGGTGGCCGCGCTGATCGGCGGCTACCTCGTACTCAAGAAGCGGGACGCGTGA
- a CDS encoding ABC transporter ATP-binding protein, protein MIEAVGLTKRYGAKTAVYNLSFQVRPGAVTGFLGPNGSGKSTTMRMMLGLDRPTSGHVTIGGHAFRSLPNAPRQVGALLDAKAVHGGRSARNHLLSLAQLAGIPAARVDEVLGVVGLQEVARKRSKGFSLGMGQRLGIAAALLGDPQVLLFDEPVNGLDPEGILWVRNLMKMLASEGRTVFVSSHLMSEMALTADHLIVIGRGQLLADMSVKDFISANSADFARVRVPDAQPELREKLTASITEAGGRVMSEPDGALRVTGLQLSRISDLAHESDVRLWELSPHQASLEEAYMRMTQGAVDYRSTVDQKAGLQQPMMGGGYAQPPVQEVPQQGWYAPPPPGQNPYAAPPVAAPAAAAPAVPAAGPADPTQRDTSEDAR, encoded by the coding sequence ATGATCGAGGCAGTCGGCCTGACCAAGCGCTACGGCGCGAAGACGGCCGTGTACAACCTTTCCTTCCAGGTGCGGCCGGGTGCCGTCACCGGATTCCTCGGTCCCAACGGGTCGGGCAAGTCCACCACCATGCGCATGATGCTCGGCCTGGACCGTCCGACATCGGGCCATGTGACGATCGGCGGGCACGCCTTCCGCAGCCTGCCGAACGCCCCGCGCCAGGTGGGTGCGCTGCTGGACGCCAAGGCGGTGCACGGTGGCCGCAGCGCCCGCAATCACCTGCTCTCGCTGGCCCAGCTCGCCGGAATTCCGGCCGCCCGGGTCGACGAGGTGCTCGGCGTCGTCGGTCTGCAGGAGGTCGCGAGGAAGCGGTCCAAGGGGTTCTCGCTCGGCATGGGGCAGCGGCTCGGGATCGCGGCGGCACTGCTCGGCGACCCGCAGGTGCTGCTCTTCGACGAACCGGTCAACGGTCTCGACCCCGAGGGCATCCTCTGGGTCCGCAACCTGATGAAGATGCTCGCCTCAGAGGGGCGCACGGTCTTCGTCTCCAGCCACCTGATGAGCGAGATGGCGCTCACCGCCGACCATCTGATCGTGATCGGCCGTGGGCAGCTGCTCGCCGATATGAGCGTCAAGGACTTCATCTCCGCCAACTCGGCCGATTTCGCCCGGGTGCGGGTCCCTGACGCGCAGCCGGAGCTGCGGGAGAAGCTGACCGCGTCGATCACCGAGGCGGGTGGCCGGGTCATGTCGGAGCCGGACGGGGCGCTGCGCGTCACCGGGCTGCAGCTGTCGCGGATCAGCGATCTGGCGCACGAGTCGGACGTCCGGCTGTGGGAGCTCTCGCCGCACCAGGCCTCGCTGGAGGAGGCGTACATGCGGATGACGCAGGGCGCCGTGGACTACCGCTCGACGGTGGACCAGAAGGCCGGGCTGCAGCAGCCCATGATGGGCGGCGGGTACGCGCAGCCGCCCGTCCAGGAGGTGCCGCAGCAGGGCTGGTACGCCCCGCCGCCGCCCGGACAGAACCCGTACGCGGCGCCCCCCGTGGCCGCCCCGGCCGCAGCCGCCCCGGCCGTGCCCGCCGCCGGCCCCGCAGACCCGACCCAGCGCGACACCAGCGAGGACGCCCGATGA
- a CDS encoding SCO5389 family protein has protein sequence MSLDVSPALLEQAERGEVDEADFVDCVRTSLPYAWEMISSLVAQLKVDGGEFADNQTPPPDEQARGQLLRALASDAIRGALQRHFGVRLAFQNCHRVAVFPLDASVDERLARFTSVRGQLLNQSPELRDC, from the coding sequence ATGTCGCTCGACGTCTCACCGGCGCTGTTGGAACAGGCCGAGCGAGGCGAGGTCGACGAAGCCGACTTCGTCGACTGCGTCCGGACCTCCCTGCCCTACGCATGGGAGATGATCAGCTCTCTGGTGGCCCAGCTGAAGGTCGACGGCGGAGAGTTCGCCGACAACCAGACGCCGCCGCCGGACGAGCAGGCACGTGGTCAGCTGTTGCGTGCGCTCGCGAGTGATGCGATACGCGGCGCGCTGCAGCGGCACTTCGGGGTGCGCCTGGCATTCCAGAACTGCCACCGCGTCGCGGTGTTCCCGCTGGACGCCTCGGTCGACGAGCGGTTGGCCCGATTCACCTCGGTGAGAGGTCAGTTGCTCAACCAGTCGCCCGAACTACGGGACTGCTGA